From Micropterus dolomieu isolate WLL.071019.BEF.003 ecotype Adirondacks linkage group LG06, ASM2129224v1, whole genome shotgun sequence:
GAAGCAAGACAGAGAATATAGTGTTGGGGATCACAGAGAAAAGGACCGCACAATCTCTGATAAGAAAGGAAAACCTCTGGAGAAGACCACAGATCACTGTAAATCTGATCGTTCAAAAGAAAAAGACTGTGACCGGAAAAAGagggataaaataaaagatgGGACTTCCTCAAGCTCCAATCTGAAGTTACTTTTAGAAGAAAAGAAGGGCTATCTGTCTGAGAGCAGCAAGTCCTTATCTACCAAATCAAAGGAGGAAGTTGTGAGAACACCAGACAAGGATCGTGACCGGAGAGACCGGGACAGAGACTCGGATAAACACAAGGATAAGGACCGGCACAAAGACCGCTCCCAACAGGTCAAAATCAACAAGGCCAAAACAAACGAGACAGATTCAGACAAGGCCAAATCAAAAGCCTCGCTAGCAACACGAGACACCAAGCCCAAAGAGAAAAGGCTGGTGAATGATGACTTGATGCAGACCAGCTTTGAGCGCATGCTCAGCCTGAAGGACCAGGAGATTGAGCAGTGGCATCGCAAACACCTGgagaaaatcaaacaaaaagagCGCGAAAGGCTCAAACAGCGGCCTCTGGCAGATCCAGGGAAGTCCAAGCCTAAAGACAGAACAAAGACCGAACCGTGTTTGAGTAAAGAGCTCATGCGCTCAAAAAGCTCTGAAGCGTCTGATGCCAACAGCAGAGATAAATCCCTGAAGGACGGCACCAGCCCCAGAACAATGTCGCTTGATGGAAAGAGTCTGCCCTCCATCAGCGCAAAGGTCATGTCCGCTGTGGAAAACTGTCTGACCAGATCACCCAGACCAGAGAGTGAACGCTGTGGCCTCATGTCCAGGTCTGTGTCCTTGGTGTCTGTTGCTAGCTCAGAGGATTCGTGCCAGGCGACAACACTAACACCAAGACATGTCGAATACGACTCTGACATGAACCTAGAAGCCTCAGACTCCCAATCTGCATTCCTCCAGTCTTCCCTCGTCATTCAAGCCACCAGATCGCCGTCTGTTCATGATAAGGATTGCAACAGTCTTCCGGATGTGTCGCAAAGTAATCGGACGCTGCTGTCCGGCAGACATGAATCTCCGTACCTCAGAGCTATTCTGGATGAGGATGCCAACTCATCGACTGAGGGTAAACCTGTTGAAAATCTGCCAAAACCCAGCCCGCCCACTGAGGAGCTGAGAACAAGAGACGCCTCtgcagaaacagaggagagcCTCATTGATCAGCAGTATATGAATTCAGTTGCTGATtcagtcacagagagagaagggagcaCTCCTGTTGGTTTAACACCACAGATGTTAAACCAAGAAACTGAGAGTAAAAACCTGCCGCTTCCAGAGTGTAGTGGCTCTCAAACAGgatcagcagagcagagaacTTCCTCCTCTGATGCTCCTGTTGCGATGGACGTCCAGTGTCTGACAGAGGATCAACAGGCTGAATGTAGCAACAAGGATTCTGACCAACCATCAAAACCTACAGCTTGTGGATCTGCTGAGCCGTCAgtgctcacaaacacagaaaccttCCAACAGAGGGAAACACTCGCTGTTTCTGGTGTGGAGAGCGTGCAGCAGACAGAATCGGGTACCGCACAGGTTTTTGACCATGATGACAAACCTCTTGAGAGTGCTGGTAGGGCAGAACAAGAGAGGAGTGTGGAAACCGTTTCAGAAAGCTTCAGAACAGAGGCTGCAGGAAATCTTGTACCGTCCACCAGTTTTCCCATTCCCAGCTCCGCTGCAGGGGAGTCCTTGCCAGGCTTTTGCAAAACCAGCTCAGAGTCTGAATGTTCTCAGGAGGATATGGATGTAAATAATCAAGACTGCAAGAACTCAAGACCTTCCAGTGACGATGCAGGTTCATATCCAGATGCTCAGATGGAGAACATGGACAGTATACCCCCAGCGTCGTCCTATGGTGCAAGCCCTGAACACAAGGCCGAAGAGATGACTGACGTCCTTCAGAGCTCAGAGAACAACGGTAGTGCTGCTGATTTTGTGACAACAGAGAGTTCGTCAGCTGAGGGCAGCCTGGCTACAGACGGCTCTTCTGAATCTAAAGCAGAGGACAGCTCCGAGCCGATGGAGGTGAGCCCTGCCGATGAGAAACCAGAGTCCTCATCATCTGGAGAAGAGCAGAGTCAAAGCACTATCCAGTCGGCATCTCAGACTGACTTCAGCAGCAGTGTCTCAGGGAGCTCCTCTCCACAGTCTGGAGACCgggattctgattcttctggGGCCAAGGTCAAGGTTCGCTCTGTAGACGAGGAAGTGGACGTCCACGTGCCTCATCCACGCAAAAGAAAGATGCCTAAAGTGTCGACCTCCCAGTCATGCTCCACGACGCaacaggagaaggagagaggccAGCAGTCACTGGCTGCTATTGTGGACTCTGTAAAGCTGGAGGAGATTCAGCCCTACCAGACCGAGAGGGCCAACCCTTACTACGAGTTCCTGCACATCCGGAAGAAGATCGAGGAGAAGCGCAAAGTGTTGTGCAGCGTCACCCCCCAGCCACCACAGTATTATGACGAATATGTGACCTTCAACGGATCCTACCTTTTAGACGGGAACCCCCTCAGCAAGCTCTGTATACCGACAGTGAGTTCTTAATTTCTTTTCAGATCACTCAGATTCTTAGTTGCATAGTATGCCAACATAAATTGGCCTATTGTAATGTTAGGAAATCACCCCTTTAACCTGTTTTGCtcatattttgtgttgttttggctcTGTACTCTGTATGTTGATCAAAAACAACATGATAGGGTTCCACTTTAAtttgatgtctgtgaaggttctcagtcaccCAGGTCATAGTTTCCAACGAAGGTTCagatcaagggcaactggacttggttgaatatactagatgtttcgtccctcatccaagagacttcttcagttctgaaatgactagtagggaaactcagctatttaacctctgtggggttgttTGCCAAGGTCATTggtaccgctggttcgttagtgctcctggctttTGTAACGAGGTTTGttaagtttcctgggaagtcaaccctggtgtagatggcttccttgactctttcaaaccatccatcttctctgtctaaaatgtgcacctggtggtcctcaaacgagtgtcctctgtccttcagatgtaagtagacagcagagtcttgacctgaggaattggcccttctgtgttgagtcatgcgtttgtgtagtggttgtttagtctccccaatatacaggtctgtgcattcctcactgcattagaccgcatacactagattgcttttcttgtgtttgggtgtgcagtctttggggtgtaccagcatctgtcttagtgtgttcttgggtttaaaaaacacagggatgttatgtttgttgaaaatcctcctgagtttctctgatactccagacacgtatggaatcacaatgttgttgcatttgACCTTCTTCTCCTCATCTCCTGTAGTGTTAGTCctcttcctggatcttgtggctgttttcacaaaggtccatttagggtatccacaggctgtaagtgcccccttcaggtggttttgttccttctctctggcttgtgcagtatgttttccgctctgtggtgcagtgttctgaTGACCCCTAGCTTATGTTCCTGTGAGTGGTGGGAATCGAAAAGTAAATATTGGTccgtgtgtgtgggtttcctgtaaACCCCAGTTTGCAGGCtgctgtcctcttcaatgtgtacagcacaaaccaggaaggccaaactgttgttgtgacgTCTTCTATTGTGAACTTGATATTACTGTTCAGAGTGTAATTAGATGTGTTTTAGGGTTAAGTTTTATGTCATGAGTTACTGTAATTATTAATTTGAGATCATATCGTCCATCTCTGACTCTCAGCCTGCACTGATGGGTCCTTCTTATTCCTGACCTGTTTCAGACCAAAAAACTAGACAAAGTCGCACCTTTTCACGTGATCTTATTCGGTTCGTTTGGTTGGTCTTCTTTACTTTCTAAACTATTTGTGATTGTAGATATgggattttaaaatgaattcaaaAGCTAAATTAAAATCACATCCATCTGCTGATTGTCAAGAAACCGATTTCTGTAAGCAAATGTAATGTTAGATATTTTAGCAAAATCACTTGGTAACCATGTTAACAGAGATCAGTCCGCAAGTCTCAGTGAAAGTCAAGCATGGCATTCTGCTGTCAGTCACCAGAAGTAAATTTCCTTACGTGCGTCCATGTAGCTGTTCAGCTATCGACATAAGCAGTTAATGTCAAGTAAATATTCAGTTAAAAGTAAGCGGACATAAGAAATGTGTTCTTCTGATTGAAATCTGCACAGTGACTCGTCAGATATCGCTTGTGTTCTGAACTGTCTTCCTGTCATTGTTTGAACAGATAACTCCACCTCCATCATTACCTGAGCAGCTGAAAGAGATGTTCAAACAGCAAGAGGTTCTCCGTATGAAACTACGCCTACAGCACAGCATTGAACGGGTACGTAGTTTTCCTCTTGGAGCTTCTCATTTTGCTTGGGTTGAATACCTGTAAACATTTCTAGTGCTACTTGTAGCATCTGAAATGGGACaattgttaaaaagcaaatgaaaaaataCCTCTTATGGAAAGCCTCTTGACATTTTGAAGCTGTATCCTCTTATACCCTCTTGAAGACTTAATTTAATTGGACTTACTGTCTTCCTTCCCCTTCAGGAAAAACTGATTGTTTCAAATGAACAGGAAGTCTTACGAGTCCATTACCGGGCAGCAAGAACACTGGCCAATCAGACTCTTCCTTTCAGTGCCTGTACGGTTTTATTGGATGCTGAAGTGTACAACATGCCTCAAGACGTGCAGGTAAGCTGCATGGAGCAATAGTCATTGGTTACACTACAAATACAGGTCTTAATGATGATGTGTAGAAATACTCTTAAATACTCATAAGTTGTGTGTTTGGTTCACAGAGTGATGATGGCAAAACGTCCGTGAGAGACCGATTCAACGCCAGGCAGTTCATGTCCTGGTTACAAGATGTTGATGACAAGTTTGATAAACTGAAGGTAAGATGATGTGATTGGTTAGTGTGGTCTGCTTTCACTGACCACTTCCATCTACCATTTGTAGTGAAGAGTAAGGAATGATCTTTGATGTTTACCAGTGAATACCAAAACATGTATCTAGATCAAGTCCTGTTATTTTTGCTCCCAGCTAAGTTGTTTTTATCACCTGTAAAAGACTGCAAACTTCACATGAGATGGTGCAGCAGTTTATTTTTGCTATTTCACCCTCAAAACACCCAGATGGATTTTCCTAAAGCTGCATCAAAGCAGCCAAAAGGGAAAAAGATTCCCCCATTGTCTAGATTTATCCATGAAACAATTTCATATTGGTCATACCCGCTCACTGAATGTGTTCACCTGCACATATTCACTTTGTTTTTGAGtttactttacttatttattGTTTACTCGAACTGAGTCTTtaatgcggcattcagaccaaccgcgAATTTTCTCCTTGCAATGCTTTCctcttggtcacagtaaagtacaatgatagctggaataaagttacagacacatgttttctgaactcaccaggtagttcaacctcctcgctttcttttctccaagtaatgtccggtttttatgtaaatatgaagtcgtagtccgacagagctaacgacgctaacaacactggaaccggatgtgcacggaagctagctgctgagaagctcgagtgaagataaatcaatgtaaaagtcaaagtaaaaagctaatttgatAGGCTATCgtgactcagcgtcatgcgactttctcGCATGACGcatgggagggggggggggagagagttgtggggcagttgcgttgtccagcgccagaaaccgtGAAGAAATgaacaaagttgtgaacatttgtcataattcgggagaaatgtgacccgtgagaagACAATGAAGCTAACTGGAGCtatgttgctccttgtttacttctcttctgtagcctgcaacagtgtgctgcgtgtgacgtcgtgttattcttctgcgcatgcgggtcacatTCAGGCtgcggacagttcacactggagtctgatatgggccacatttaaactataatgtgaactgtcaaacaaaatcggatctggggaaaaaatcggaattgagcattaaggccagCAGTCTGAACTTTGACAACCGTATTACTGAAAACAAGATTACTTGATCAAACAACATTGTGCCGTCAAAGTTCTCTGCACGTAAACTGAGCTTCTGGCTGAGAGAAGTACTACAAATGTAAACAGTCTGCACTCTGGATACACGTGTTCACCAAATACCACAGGTTATTTGGTTATCCTGTTTCTTTAATTTGATCACATCATGGTTGTTACCCAAAGTCGGTAGCTTCTTTCAGCAGGATTTAGAAATGTGGAGATTTTCATGAACATgaaccaaaaaacaacaaatatgattcTGTTGCGTAGGTCTAGCTCTGGGGGTCCCAACTTTAATAATGACCAGTTTCACCATTGATTTCCCTTCTAAagccagaaaacattttttggcaGCAGGTCACATTTTTGTACTTGTCTTTGGATTTATTCAGATCCAGATAGGATACAGTTCTTGTTGCTTGCAATGAAGAGGCTCCATTTCACAGATTTTCTGGGAAAGTGCTCCCCCTTATTCCTCGGGGAAAACCTCTATCACATATCCCTTACTTTTTCCATCCACTGCTTTACGACCGGGagtttcctttttatataagtttttttgttatagtgttTTTTTGCAGGCAAAGGAGAActtgttgtgtttgtctttaaGCAATAGTCAGGTGCCCTTACAAACActaatcattcctcctgttcTCAGTGTGCTTAATGTAATTGATGGGGGGACAAGTCAAGTAGATATCTTCTGAAGTTAAAGTCTTTAGTCcagggaaacacaaagagggagTTTTGTACCTCAGCATCTGCCTTGGAAATGTACATTCTTGATGTAAATAAGGACatctgttttaataaaataattacgAGCTTTTACCCTCCGCAGACGTGTCTACTGATGAGACAGCAGCATGAGGCGGCGGCCCTGAACGCTGTGCAGCGTCTGGAGTGGCAGCTCAAACTGCAGGAGCTGGACCCGGCCACCTACAAGTCCACCAGCATCTTTGAGATCCCAGAGTTCTACATCCCGCTCGTGGAGGTCAACGACGACTTTGACCTCACACCGATATGAGCCGTTAAGACAGATGTGCTTTGCCGCCGTGGCGGCCATATTACGGACACGAGAGGCAGCCCGCCCATTCGAGGAAAAGGAAAGACAAATGTGAAGCACTTAGAATGTGGTGGTAGGGCAAAAGAGATGACTTTAGTCCAGAGGTCTTGCAGTCCGAACCGGCACACCCACCACAGGGAACGAGGACTGACTGTGCCTCACACAAAAGAAATGGGGGTCCAGACCACAGACGAAGGCCATGGAGCAGAGACCAAAAGCTGGACTGGGCGGTGCAGGGAGCTACAGCAAGAAGCAAAGTGTGGACGGCAGCCACCCGTGGCTGCTCCTCATCAAGCTGGCTCACACAACTgaaagatttcaatttgttttcaaaGTGAGTGTTCATACATTGTGTACAGACTGTGCTCTTAAttttttaacttattttataCATAAACAATTGTGCATTTGTAAATAGTcatgtaattattattttaaacttgtaaaaacaaaaaataatagatATTTTGATTGTAAAATCGTTCTGTCTGTTTTAATGGACCAAAGTTGGTTTTTATATCGAGTGTCCTCTTCGTCCGTGATGTTCTTGTTGTTGGCTTAAAATCTTAAGCATGTGTTggcttttgttgtgttttttgtttttactgtatctTCCTTCCTCATCTGGAGTTCCACGCCACAGCTGGTGTTTTTTGACTTTGGCAATTTAATGCTGTGCATGCGTTGCGTTGTTTGTACTTTTTTCCTAAAAAGCTGTACTGTGGACTTTATTGTGAGGTTTACTGAATTGTTCCAGCTATTTTTTTGCACCATCGTGTCATGTCCTTTTTGTGGCCTCACTCCTCATGTGTTGTCCATTGTGTCTTGTGCACATTAAAGTCTGTTGTGGCTtccaaggaaaaaaaacaacaacttttacagtttcaatgtgagatcacaaCAAAACTATTTTTTCAACATAATGCCTTTTGAACGATAGTTCTaaaaaatgtctattttaatatttacttgTTACATGACTTGTACATAtttgtaatatatataattgaataaattttatttgttgtgaaattaaaagtgttggttttggtgtcattaatattaaaaattagAGCTGAAGTCATCAGTTGATGACCAATTTTGATTAtgaataatgttttgtttctatcTAGC
This genomic window contains:
- the ankrd12 gene encoding ankyrin repeat domain-containing protein 12 isoform X1, coding for MAKPGSDKDGAMVDKQAGKKSKDKLSPFTKTPKLDRSELLGKEGKAKSSMKRKLSFTTSPLRTEERDSDTDDSDPGQSSETWGERLVPPCRIYADKDGPDKKKVKKEAGGKKSQANLLFGYPLSERKQMALLMQMTANSPDSTPSHPSQTTPVQKKVPSSASSRQKDKVNKRNERGETPLHMAAIRGDAKQVKELISLGADVNVKDFAGWTPLHEACNLGYYDVAKVLIAAGAEVNTQGLDDDTPLHDASSSGHKDIVKLLLRHGGNAFQANKRGERPVDVADSQELEQLLKGEVPLSDQDDSSSESEDPPSVNPSSVDDNMEDSDTEKDSDGKPATKASSSVPGLDEYEFKDEEEEEDLSKALNDRHILRRELRQREKEDKDRNHVAAKQSGKGDSSSKSKKQKTSRVHCSSDTSSDEMESLPEKRNSPTCSQSSESLKADTRSKKENAEQKGKVKRKSKSQNKNKENQEDGKENSKTLVLSLATVSESTEKGREEDSFKMSFSPKDDSSVHLFHLSSIKSPKLNHSLTDKQTPLKQENTKMCISISDSSCPVEGVKYNHYTDADYSTEGSSTKGCKHKEKSKHQQKDSSVDGDDGHASPYKDGSIGNSIDSAEGALRKTDLDGKVVKKHKLKHKEKDKHRREYEAERSRHRQKEARKDSHRNLEFDREFWKENFFKSDETDEPLPVKKEGEDNTSQKTSESSPVKDERNAKEKHSSSKEKRQREEREKDKAVKKERKDAAGKEEKVKDSKPSERDERVDCHGSGRIPEESLQSNSLKEETEEKPISGITADQEQLEPSERGSREKTDKRLPGKEKDTEKMEKRHPDKEKKVKMEHSDKAEPQNSVDRWKEKERTGAISSHLPGDKNYKENEKLKSLSATKKHEDSRKNKDKFDKRSDREKQDREYSVGDHREKDRTISDKKGKPLEKTTDHCKSDRSKEKDCDRKKRDKIKDGTSSSSNLKLLLEEKKGYLSESSKSLSTKSKEEVVRTPDKDRDRRDRDRDSDKHKDKDRHKDRSQQVKINKAKTNETDSDKAKSKASLATRDTKPKEKRLVNDDLMQTSFERMLSLKDQEIEQWHRKHLEKIKQKERERLKQRPLADPGKSKPKDRTKTEPCLSKELMRSKSSEASDANSRDKSLKDGTSPRTMSLDGKSLPSISAKVMSAVENCLTRSPRPESERCGLMSRSVSLVSVASSEDSCQATTLTPRHVEYDSDMNLEASDSQSAFLQSSLVIQATRSPSVHDKDCNSLPDVSQSNRTLLSGRHESPYLRAILDEDANSSTEGKPVENLPKPSPPTEELRTRDASAETEESLIDQQYMNSVADSVTEREGSTPVGLTPQMLNQETESKNLPLPECSGSQTGSAEQRTSSSDAPVAMDVQCLTEDQQAECSNKDSDQPSKPTACGSAEPSVLTNTETFQQRETLAVSGVESVQQTESGTAQVFDHDDKPLESAGRAEQERSVETVSESFRTEAAGNLVPSTSFPIPSSAAGESLPGFCKTSSESECSQEDMDVNNQDCKNSRPSSDDAGSYPDAQMENMDSIPPASSYGASPEHKAEEMTDVLQSSENNGSAADFVTTESSSAEGSLATDGSSESKAEDSSEPMEVSPADEKPESSSSGEEQSQSTIQSASQTDFSSSVSGSSSPQSGDRDSDSSGAKVKVRSVDEEVDVHVPHPRKRKMPKVSTSQSCSTTQQEKERGQQSLAAIVDSVKLEEIQPYQTERANPYYEFLHIRKKIEEKRKVLCSVTPQPPQYYDEYVTFNGSYLLDGNPLSKLCIPTITPPPSLPEQLKEMFKQQEVLRMKLRLQHSIEREKLIVSNEQEVLRVHYRAARTLANQTLPFSACTVLLDAEVYNMPQDVQSDDGKTSVRDRFNARQFMSWLQDVDDKFDKLKTCLLMRQQHEAAALNAVQRLEWQLKLQELDPATYKSTSIFEIPEFYIPLVEVNDDFDLTPI
- the ankrd12 gene encoding ankyrin repeat domain-containing protein 12 isoform X2, with product MAKPGSDKDGAMVDKQAGKKSKDKLSPFTKTPKLDRSELLGKEGKAKSSMKRKLSFTTSPLRTEERDSDTDKDGPDKKKVKKEAGGKKSQANLLFGYPLSERKQMALLMQMTANSPDSTPSHPSQTTPVQKKVPSSASSRQKDKVNKRNERGETPLHMAAIRGDAKQVKELISLGADVNVKDFAGWTPLHEACNLGYYDVAKVLIAAGAEVNTQGLDDDTPLHDASSSGHKDIVKLLLRHGGNAFQANKRGERPVDVADSQELEQLLKGEVPLSDQDDSSSESEDPPSVNPSSVDDNMEDSDTEKDSDGKPATKASSSVPGLDEYEFKDEEEEEDLSKALNDRHILRRELRQREKEDKDRNHVAAKQSGKGDSSSKSKKQKTSRVHCSSDTSSDEMESLPEKRNSPTCSQSSESLKADTRSKKENAEQKGKVKRKSKSQNKNKENQEDGKENSKTLVLSLATVSESTEKGREEDSFKMSFSPKDDSSVHLFHLSSIKSPKLNHSLTDKQTPLKQENTKMCISISDSSCPVEGVKYNHYTDADYSTEGSSTKGCKHKEKSKHQQKDSSVDGDDGHASPYKDGSIGNSIDSAEGALRKTDLDGKVVKKHKLKHKEKDKHRREYEAERSRHRQKEARKDSHRNLEFDREFWKENFFKSDETDEPLPVKKEGEDNTSQKTSESSPVKDERNAKEKHSSSKEKRQREEREKDKAVKKERKDAAGKEEKVKDSKPSERDERVDCHGSGRIPEESLQSNSLKEETEEKPISGITADQEQLEPSERGSREKTDKRLPGKEKDTEKMEKRHPDKEKKVKMEHSDKAEPQNSVDRWKEKERTGAISSHLPGDKNYKENEKLKSLSATKKHEDSRKNKDKFDKRSDREKQDREYSVGDHREKDRTISDKKGKPLEKTTDHCKSDRSKEKDCDRKKRDKIKDGTSSSSNLKLLLEEKKGYLSESSKSLSTKSKEEVVRTPDKDRDRRDRDRDSDKHKDKDRHKDRSQQVKINKAKTNETDSDKAKSKASLATRDTKPKEKRLVNDDLMQTSFERMLSLKDQEIEQWHRKHLEKIKQKERERLKQRPLADPGKSKPKDRTKTEPCLSKELMRSKSSEASDANSRDKSLKDGTSPRTMSLDGKSLPSISAKVMSAVENCLTRSPRPESERCGLMSRSVSLVSVASSEDSCQATTLTPRHVEYDSDMNLEASDSQSAFLQSSLVIQATRSPSVHDKDCNSLPDVSQSNRTLLSGRHESPYLRAILDEDANSSTEGKPVENLPKPSPPTEELRTRDASAETEESLIDQQYMNSVADSVTEREGSTPVGLTPQMLNQETESKNLPLPECSGSQTGSAEQRTSSSDAPVAMDVQCLTEDQQAECSNKDSDQPSKPTACGSAEPSVLTNTETFQQRETLAVSGVESVQQTESGTAQVFDHDDKPLESAGRAEQERSVETVSESFRTEAAGNLVPSTSFPIPSSAAGESLPGFCKTSSESECSQEDMDVNNQDCKNSRPSSDDAGSYPDAQMENMDSIPPASSYGASPEHKAEEMTDVLQSSENNGSAADFVTTESSSAEGSLATDGSSESKAEDSSEPMEVSPADEKPESSSSGEEQSQSTIQSASQTDFSSSVSGSSSPQSGDRDSDSSGAKVKVRSVDEEVDVHVPHPRKRKMPKVSTSQSCSTTQQEKERGQQSLAAIVDSVKLEEIQPYQTERANPYYEFLHIRKKIEEKRKVLCSVTPQPPQYYDEYVTFNGSYLLDGNPLSKLCIPTITPPPSLPEQLKEMFKQQEVLRMKLRLQHSIEREKLIVSNEQEVLRVHYRAARTLANQTLPFSACTVLLDAEVYNMPQDVQSDDGKTSVRDRFNARQFMSWLQDVDDKFDKLKTCLLMRQQHEAAALNAVQRLEWQLKLQELDPATYKSTSIFEIPEFYIPLVEVNDDFDLTPI